One window of the Sulfitobacter alexandrii genome contains the following:
- a CDS encoding helix-turn-helix domain-containing protein has translation MTQPTDASAFADHADFYRRGPYARYMIDRKIVGQAPVSLFSARQPAGHFPDPAMPNVLLYLATRGTREAQFDWGCGRWVGPWRSQDLTLVPPDTASDVTLSGPHAFIGLCLPVSLFDGEETCARERLGRLGPLYAAPFRDDLLLQLCTTLWREGEDSTGYSLFADSALHLVVDRLTFLAQQRRTPERGDRLSPAVLKSVDDYINEGLDGTLRVADLAKVAGMGTARFARLFRQTTGRTVYAHVLALRVARAQERIAMDTTAGLAEIALDCGFSSQSHMTSVFRQVTGRTPGGRR, from the coding sequence ATGACTCAGCCCACAGATGCCTCCGCTTTCGCGGACCACGCCGATTTCTACCGGCGCGGCCCCTACGCCCGTTACATGATCGACCGGAAGATCGTGGGACAAGCGCCGGTCAGCCTGTTCTCTGCCCGGCAACCGGCAGGCCATTTCCCCGACCCCGCGATGCCCAACGTCCTGCTCTATCTGGCGACCCGTGGCACGCGCGAGGCGCAGTTCGACTGGGGGTGCGGTCGCTGGGTCGGCCCATGGCGCAGCCAGGATCTGACCCTCGTCCCGCCAGACACCGCGTCGGATGTCACCTTGTCCGGTCCACATGCGTTCATCGGCTTGTGTCTTCCCGTCAGCCTGTTCGACGGCGAAGAAACCTGCGCGCGGGAAAGACTGGGCAGGCTTGGTCCACTCTATGCCGCGCCGTTTCGGGACGACTTGCTGCTTCAGCTCTGCACAACGCTCTGGCGCGAGGGGGAAGACAGCACCGGCTACAGCCTCTTTGCGGACAGCGCCCTGCACCTTGTCGTGGACCGCCTGACCTTCCTGGCGCAGCAGCGGCGAACGCCGGAACGGGGCGACCGCCTTTCCCCGGCAGTTCTCAAGTCAGTCGATGACTATATCAACGAAGGCCTGGACGGCACCCTGCGCGTCGCTGACCTTGCCAAGGTCGCGGGCATGGGCACCGCCCGCTTTGCAAGGTTGTTTCGACAGACCACAGGGCGAACCGTGTATGCCCATGTGCTGGCCCTGCGCGTGGCGCGGGCGCAGGAACGTATCGCCATGGACACCACCGCAGGCCTTGCCGAAATTGCGCTGGACTGCGGGTTTTCCA
- a CDS encoding tetratricopeptide repeat protein, producing the protein MLRLVLSTVAVLAAGTMLTPPAQAQSVAGSYLAGRHAAVNSDYEEAARYYTEALAQDPTNAELMESGTLALLSLGDVEKALPLARALEEKNHRSQVARLVLTADLAKKGDYQALLERGDDPTGIGPWVDGLVKAWAYMGAGDVTSAMSAFDTLSEEPGMQGFVMYHKALALASVGDYEGAEEIFGEGLVGAAGQTRRGVMAHAEILAQLEKPEEALTLIRTSFGAGTDPELDMLIDALEAGDPVPFTHVPDPLAGMAEVFFTFSAVLKSEDAGDYYVLLYSRVARYLRPDHMDALLLTAELLENLGQFDLAIEEFAAVPSDNPTYHAAELGRAGALRRSGREDQAIEVLNQLARSHGDLAVVHSTLGDILRGQEDWAGAIAAYDRAIERVSDDTRMRWVLYYSRGIAHERSGDMDEAEADFRAALEINPEQPQVLNYLGYSLVEQQRNLDEALDMIERAVAASPDSGYIVDSLGWVLYRLGRYDEAVDQMERAVELLAVDPVINDHLGDVYWAVGRKREAEFQWRRAISFVDPEDDDGEADPDRIRRKLEVGLDAVLEEEGAEPLKTSSDI; encoded by the coding sequence ATGTTGAGACTTGTGCTGAGTACGGTTGCCGTTCTTGCAGCAGGGACCATGCTGACGCCGCCGGCGCAGGCGCAGTCGGTCGCGGGATCCTACCTTGCCGGGCGTCATGCCGCCGTGAACAGTGACTACGAGGAAGCGGCGCGCTACTACACCGAGGCGCTGGCACAGGACCCCACCAATGCGGAACTGATGGAAAGCGGCACGCTGGCGCTGCTGTCGTTGGGGGATGTGGAAAAGGCATTGCCGCTGGCCCGCGCGCTCGAGGAAAAGAACCACCGCAGCCAGGTGGCCCGGCTCGTGCTGACCGCGGATCTTGCCAAGAAGGGCGACTACCAGGCCCTGCTCGAACGCGGAGACGACCCCACGGGGATCGGCCCGTGGGTGGACGGGCTCGTGAAGGCCTGGGCGTACATGGGCGCGGGTGACGTTACCTCTGCCATGTCGGCCTTCGACACCCTGAGCGAAGAGCCGGGAATGCAGGGGTTCGTGATGTATCACAAGGCGCTCGCCCTGGCGAGCGTGGGGGACTACGAAGGGGCCGAAGAGATTTTCGGCGAGGGGCTGGTGGGGGCCGCCGGGCAGACCCGGCGCGGCGTCATGGCCCATGCCGAGATTCTGGCGCAGCTTGAAAAGCCGGAAGAGGCGCTGACCCTGATCCGGACCAGCTTTGGCGCCGGAACGGACCCCGAACTCGACATGCTGATCGACGCGCTGGAGGCGGGTGATCCCGTTCCCTTCACCCATGTGCCGGACCCGCTTGCCGGCATGGCCGAGGTCTTCTTCACTTTTTCCGCCGTTCTCAAGAGCGAGGATGCGGGCGACTATTACGTCCTGCTGTATTCGCGCGTGGCCCGCTACCTGCGGCCCGATCACATGGACGCCCTGCTGCTGACCGCCGAGTTGCTCGAGAATCTCGGTCAGTTCGATCTCGCGATCGAGGAATTCGCCGCCGTACCTTCGGACAATCCCACCTATCACGCGGCAGAACTGGGCCGTGCCGGGGCGCTGCGCCGGTCGGGACGGGAGGATCAGGCGATCGAAGTGCTGAACCAACTGGCACGCAGCCACGGCGACCTTGCCGTCGTGCATTCCACGCTGGGGGACATCCTGCGTGGGCAGGAAGATTGGGCCGGGGCCATCGCGGCTTACGACCGGGCCATCGAACGCGTGTCAGACGACACCCGCATGCGCTGGGTGCTCTACTACTCCCGTGGCATCGCGCACGAGCGCTCCGGCGACATGGACGAGGCCGAGGCGGATTTCCGCGCCGCGCTGGAGATCAACCCCGAGCAGCCCCAGGTGCTGAACTATCTGGGGTATTCCCTGGTCGAGCAGCAGCGCAATCTGGACGAGGCGCTGGACATGATCGAACGCGCGGTCGCGGCCAGCCCCGATTCCGGCTACATCGTGGATTCACTCGGCTGGGTGCTTTACCGCCTCGGCCGCTACGACGAGGCGGTGGACCAGATGGAACGGGCGGTGGAACTGCTGGCCGTCGATCCGGTCATCAACGATCATCTGGGTGATGTCTATTGGGCGGTGGGCCGCAAGCGCGAGGCCGAATTCCAGTGGCGGCGGGCGATCTCCTTCGTCGATCCCGAGGATGACGACGGCGAGGCCGATCCGGACCGCATCCGCCGCAAGCTGGAAGTGGGGCTTGACGCAGTGCTGGAAGAAGAGGGCGCGGAGCCCTTGAAAACCAGCAGCGATATCTAA
- a CDS encoding 4-(cytidine 5'-diphospho)-2-C-methyl-D-erythritol kinase → MAEVTARARVRAPAKINLTLHITGKRDDGYHLLDSLVVFADVGDRLEYTVGGPLSLSITGPEAGGLEAGPSNLVLRAASLAEADGGRFKLEKNLPVSSGIGGGSADAAAAVRVLLAMGASGGAQAAAVDPAARFLPLGADVPVCLDCRPVRMQGIGEILTPMPDLPGLHAVLINPRVALATPVVFRELQRAENAPMPATLPDFEGRRHLVSWLRDQRNDLQEAALSLVPAIGDVLAALEGAQGCLLARMSGSGATCFGLFDHAASAKTAAARISDRHPHWWVTPTQLGDMQALSQPRISRSG, encoded by the coding sequence GTGGCTGAAGTAACCGCGCGCGCCCGGGTGCGCGCCCCCGCCAAGATCAACCTGACACTTCACATCACCGGCAAGCGGGACGACGGATATCACCTGCTGGATTCGCTCGTGGTTTTCGCCGACGTGGGCGACCGGCTGGAATACACCGTTGGCGGGCCGCTGTCCCTGTCGATCACGGGCCCGGAAGCCGGTGGGCTGGAGGCGGGGCCGTCGAACCTCGTGCTGCGGGCGGCGTCGCTGGCGGAAGCCGATGGCGGCCGCTTCAAGCTGGAAAAGAACCTGCCGGTGTCCTCCGGCATCGGAGGCGGCTCCGCCGATGCCGCCGCTGCGGTGCGCGTGCTCCTCGCGATGGGGGCGTCGGGCGGTGCGCAGGCAGCCGCAGTCGACCCGGCCGCCCGCTTTCTGCCGCTGGGGGCGGACGTTCCCGTCTGCCTCGACTGCCGCCCGGTCCGGATGCAGGGCATCGGAGAGATCCTGACGCCGATGCCCGACCTTCCGGGCCTGCACGCCGTCCTGATCAACCCGCGCGTGGCCTTGGCCACCCCGGTCGTCTTCCGTGAACTTCAACGCGCCGAAAACGCGCCGATGCCGGCCACTCTGCCCGATTTCGAAGGCCGCCGCCATCTCGTGTCGTGGCTGCGAGACCAACGCAACGACCTTCAGGAAGCGGCCCTTTCTCTGGTGCCCGCCATCGGCGATGTTCTCGCCGCGCTGGAAGGCGCGCAGGGCTGTCTGCTGGCCCGGATGTCGGGATCGGGCGCGACCTGCTTCGGGCTGTTCGACCACGCGGCATCGGCGAAAACGGCGGCGGCGCGCATTTCGGACCGGCACCCGCACTGGTGGGTGACACCGACGCAACTGGGCGACATGCAGGCGCTGTCGCAGCCGCGGATCAGCCGATCCGGCTGA
- a CDS encoding polyprenyl synthetase family protein: protein MNIATKAKPHDRLATYLSEDMTAVGALIRERMASEHAPRIPEVTAHLVEAGGKRLRPMLTLAAARMCGYDGPYHVHLAATVEFIHTATLLHDDVVDESAQRRGRPTANLLWDNQSSVLVGDYLFARSFQLMTEPGSMRVMRILSNAAATIAEGEVLQLTAAQNLATDESVYLQVVRGKTAALFSAATGVGGVIADAPEDHVRALFDYGDALGVAFQIVDDLLDYRGQSDATGKNVGDDFRERKLTLPVIKAVAKADAEERAFWVRTIEKGRQEEGDLDTALGLLHRHDALMETEREARNWAEKARSALAPLPDHPVREMLSDLAEYVVSRIG from the coding sequence ATGAATATCGCGACAAAGGCGAAACCGCACGACAGGCTGGCCACCTACCTCTCCGAGGACATGACCGCGGTCGGCGCACTGATCCGCGAGCGGATGGCGTCGGAACACGCGCCGCGCATCCCCGAAGTCACGGCCCATCTGGTCGAGGCGGGCGGCAAGCGACTGCGCCCCATGCTGACCCTCGCCGCGGCGCGGATGTGCGGCTATGACGGTCCCTATCACGTCCACCTTGCCGCAACGGTGGAGTTCATCCACACCGCCACCCTGCTGCACGACGACGTGGTCGACGAGAGCGCGCAGCGGCGTGGGCGGCCCACCGCGAACCTGCTGTGGGACAACCAGTCGTCGGTTCTCGTCGGAGATTACCTGTTCGCCCGATCCTTCCAGCTGATGACGGAACCCGGATCCATGCGGGTGATGCGGATCCTGTCGAACGCCGCCGCGACGATCGCCGAGGGCGAGGTGCTACAGTTGACCGCGGCGCAGAATCTCGCGACCGACGAGAGCGTCTATCTGCAGGTGGTGCGGGGCAAGACGGCGGCCCTTTTCTCCGCCGCGACGGGGGTGGGCGGCGTGATCGCCGACGCGCCCGAAGATCATGTGCGCGCCCTTTTCGACTATGGCGACGCGCTTGGCGTCGCTTTCCAGATCGTGGACGACCTGCTGGACTACCGCGGTCAATCGGATGCCACGGGCAAGAACGTCGGCGACGATTTCCGCGAACGCAAGCTGACACTCCCGGTCATCAAGGCGGTGGCAAAGGCCGACGCGGAGGAGCGCGCATTCTGGGTGCGCACCATCGAGAAAGGTCGGCAGGAAGAAGGCGATCTCGATACCGCACTTGGACTGCTCCACCGCCACGACGCCCTGATGGAGACAGAGCGCGAAGCCCGCAACTGGGCAGAAAAAGCCCGGTCGGCGCTGGCCCCCCTGCCCGATCATCCGGTGCGGGAAATGCTGTCTGACCTTGCCGAGTACGTCGTCAGCCGGATCGGCTGA
- a CDS encoding DUF2007 domain-containing protein, which translates to MKELLRSTDMTTIAFATALLRGEDIACFEMDVNMSVLEGGIGIFPRRLMVHPDDHAAAVQVLRDNDIPLGL; encoded by the coding sequence ATGAAGGAACTTTTGCGCAGCACCGACATGACGACCATCGCCTTTGCCACCGCCCTTCTCAGGGGCGAGGATATAGCCTGCTTCGAGATGGACGTAAACATGAGCGTTCTCGAAGGGGGCATCGGAATCTTTCCGCGCCGGCTGATGGTCCATCCCGACGATCACGCGGCAGCGGTTCAGGTTCTTCGGGACAACGACATTCCCCTGGGCCTGTGA
- a CDS encoding tRNA1(Val) (adenine(37)-N6)-methyltransferase encodes MTGTGNSNLTRDAFLGGRLHLWQPREGYRAGVDAVLLAASVGATTGQRVLELGCGVGTAILCLNSRVPGLRLAAVEVQPTMADLARRNGGDALEVFTADVAELPADLRQRQFDHVLANPPYYDRAASVRSGDPAREAAHGETTPLATWVRVAAKRLAPRGQAHFIHRAERLPDLIRALPDDLGSVEVLPLAAREGRAPDRVILRARKNGRGAFRLHPALALHVGAHHSDANKDYAPVVDAALREGAALRF; translated from the coding sequence GTGACCGGCACGGGCAATAGCAACCTGACGCGCGACGCCTTTCTGGGGGGCAGGCTGCATCTGTGGCAACCGCGCGAGGGCTACCGCGCGGGGGTGGACGCGGTACTGCTGGCCGCAAGCGTCGGCGCCACCACCGGCCAGCGTGTGCTTGAACTGGGCTGCGGGGTGGGAACCGCGATTTTGTGTTTGAATTCAAGGGTTCCGGGCCTTCGTCTGGCCGCCGTCGAAGTGCAGCCGACCATGGCCGATCTGGCCCGACGCAACGGCGGAGACGCACTGGAAGTCTTCACCGCGGACGTGGCGGAGTTGCCGGCGGACCTGCGCCAGCGGCAGTTCGATCATGTGCTGGCGAACCCGCCCTACTACGACAGGGCCGCCTCTGTTCGGTCCGGCGACCCGGCGCGCGAAGCCGCACATGGCGAGACGACCCCGCTGGCGACGTGGGTCAGGGTTGCGGCGAAACGCCTCGCTCCGAGGGGGCAGGCCCACTTCATCCACCGTGCCGAACGCCTGCCGGATCTCATACGCGCGCTGCCCGACGACCTGGGGTCGGTCGAAGTGCTGCCGTTGGCGGCGCGGGAGGGCCGTGCTCCCGACCGCGTGATCCTGCGGGCGCGCAAGAACGGGCGCGGTGCCTTCCGCCTGCATCCGGCCCTCGCCCTGCATGTCGGCGCGCATCACAGCGATGCCAACAAGGATTACGCGCCCGTGGTGGACGCTGCCCTGCGGGAGGGGGCAGCGCTCCGCTTTTAG
- a CDS encoding YdcH family protein, translated as MAFDAHLENLKRKHKAMSEAVENAQRSPGFDDLEVATMKKEKLRLKEEITRLST; from the coding sequence ATGGCTTTTGACGCGCATCTGGAGAACCTGAAGCGGAAACACAAGGCGATGAGCGAGGCCGTGGAGAATGCCCAACGCTCCCCCGGTTTCGATGATCTGGAAGTGGCTACCATGAAAAAGGAAAAACTGCGTCTGAAGGAAGAGATCACGCGTCTTTCGACCTAG
- a CDS encoding DMT family transporter has product MTRTTATAVGFIAVLLWALLALFTVGSAPTPPLLLNTLCFATGGTLGLIWAWATGTLPALQHVPFRVYAFGTFGLFGYHALYFSALRLAPAAEAGLIAYLWPLLIVIFSGLLPGERLRAGHMLGAALGFAGAALIITGGGMGFSADHLPGYMLALLCAFTWSSYSVLSRLVGFAPTASVTVFCLASAALSLPLHLMLEETVLPQTALGWAAILGLGIGPVGLAFFVWDIGVKQGDIQLLGTSSYAAPLLSTVVLVLAGVAAPSFTLLWAALLITGGAGVAAYTSMKRR; this is encoded by the coding sequence ATGACCCGGACAACCGCGACTGCCGTCGGCTTCATCGCCGTGCTGCTCTGGGCGTTGCTGGCGCTTTTCACCGTCGGTTCGGCGCCCACGCCGCCACTTCTGCTCAACACCCTGTGCTTTGCGACCGGCGGAACGCTGGGGCTGATCTGGGCCTGGGCAACCGGCACACTACCCGCGCTGCAGCACGTGCCGTTCCGGGTATACGCCTTTGGCACATTCGGACTGTTCGGATATCACGCCCTCTATTTCTCGGCACTTCGGCTTGCCCCGGCTGCCGAGGCGGGGCTGATTGCCTACCTCTGGCCGTTGCTGATCGTGATCTTTTCAGGACTGCTGCCGGGCGAACGGCTAAGGGCCGGTCACATGCTGGGCGCGGCACTGGGATTCGCCGGCGCCGCGCTGATCATCACGGGCGGCGGGATGGGATTCTCGGCCGACCATCTGCCGGGTTACATGCTGGCCCTGCTCTGCGCGTTCACATGGTCCAGCTATTCCGTGCTGTCGCGATTGGTGGGGTTCGCACCGACCGCGTCTGTCACGGTGTTCTGCCTGGCATCCGCGGCCCTGTCCTTGCCGCTGCACCTGATGCTGGAAGAAACGGTCTTGCCCCAAACGGCTTTGGGGTGGGCCGCGATTCTCGGTTTGGGAATTGGCCCTGTGGGGCTTGCGTTCTTCGTCTGGGACATCGGTGTAAAACAGGGCGATATCCAGCTTCTTGGAACGAGCTCTTACGCGGCACCGCTGCTGTCAACGGTGGTACTGGTCCTTGCCGGGGTGGCCGCCCCCAGTTTCACGTTGCTGTGGGCGGCTCTGCTGATCACGGGCGGCGCCGGAGTTGCCGCCTATACGAGCATGAAAAGGCGCTAG
- the phbB gene encoding acetoacetyl-CoA reductase, with protein MSRVALVTGGSRGIGAAISKELKEAGYSVAATYAGNDEAAAEFTKETGIKTYKWNVADYESSKNGIAQVEADLGPIEVIVANAGITRDAPFHKMTPEQWHQVIDTNLTGVFNTIHPVWPGMRERKFGRIVVISSINGQKGQFAQVNYAATKAGDLGIVKSLAQEGARANITANAICPGYIGTDMVMAVPEKVRESIIAQIPAGRLGEPEEIARAVKFLVADDAGFINGSTISANGAQFFV; from the coding sequence ATGTCCCGTGTCGCACTTGTAACCGGCGGAAGCCGTGGGATCGGCGCCGCCATCTCGAAGGAATTGAAGGAGGCGGGCTATTCCGTCGCCGCGACCTATGCCGGCAATGACGAGGCCGCCGCCGAGTTCACCAAGGAGACCGGCATCAAGACTTACAAGTGGAACGTCGCCGACTACGAGTCTTCCAAGAACGGGATCGCACAGGTCGAAGCCGACCTCGGCCCGATCGAGGTGATCGTCGCGAACGCGGGCATCACGCGCGACGCGCCGTTTCACAAGATGACCCCGGAACAGTGGCACCAGGTGATCGACACGAACCTCACGGGTGTCTTCAATACCATCCACCCGGTCTGGCCCGGCATGCGGGAGCGCAAGTTCGGCCGGATCGTGGTCATTTCGTCGATCAATGGCCAGAAAGGGCAATTCGCGCAGGTGAACTATGCCGCGACCAAGGCGGGCGACCTTGGCATCGTGAAGTCTCTGGCGCAGGAAGGCGCGCGCGCCAACATCACCGCCAACGCGATCTGCCCCGGCTATATCGGTACGGACATGGTGATGGCCGTGCCGGAGAAGGTCCGCGAATCCATCATCGCGCAAATCCCTGCAGGCCGTCTGGGCGAGCCCGAGGAAATCGCCCGGGCAGTCAAGTTCCTGGTGGCGGATGACGCGGGTTTCATCAACGGATCGACCATTTCGGCCAACGGGGCACAGTTCTTCGTCTGA
- a CDS encoding patatin-like phospholipase family protein → MSSPSSSPFEQLVCSGGGTRCCWQGGWLDIVRDEIALDPDRITGVSGGAGTAAGFITRRGKMFLDNLCGAFDSLDSNMDPHAVGDDGWSPHQKLYREVVSDVFDRTAMAEVADGPSFQILIGHPPAGALARLTGTAATLAYEAELHLVGSPHFNWAEKIGVTSTMVDARQAAADGKLADLICAAAVIPPLFDPRSGTASP, encoded by the coding sequence ATGTCCTCGCCCTCTTCCTCCCCGTTTGAACAATTGGTCTGCTCGGGCGGCGGCACGCGTTGCTGCTGGCAGGGGGGATGGCTGGATATCGTGCGCGACGAAATCGCCCTTGACCCCGACCGGATCACGGGTGTCAGCGGCGGCGCCGGGACCGCGGCGGGTTTCATCACGCGGCGCGGCAAGATGTTTCTCGACAACCTGTGCGGCGCCTTCGACTCCCTCGACAGCAACATGGATCCCCACGCTGTCGGGGATGACGGCTGGAGCCCGCACCAGAAGCTTTACCGCGAAGTGGTCAGCGACGTCTTCGACAGGACGGCCATGGCCGAGGTCGCCGATGGACCGTCGTTTCAGATCCTGATCGGGCATCCGCCCGCCGGTGCGCTGGCGCGTCTGACCGGCACCGCCGCGACGCTCGCCTACGAGGCCGAATTGCACCTTGTCGGCAGTCCGCACTTCAACTGGGCCGAAAAGATCGGCGTGACCAGCACCATGGTCGACGCACGCCAGGCCGCGGCCGACGGCAAGCTGGCGGACCTGATCTGCGCGGCTGCCGTGATCCCGCCGCTGTTCGACCCCCGCTCTGGGACGGCAAGCCCGTGA
- a CDS encoding EAL domain-containing protein, with amino-acid sequence MTAAKTQEGTLPPADAISPLARAVSARDARTLDMVRDAIAHGETLLAYQPVVSARLPGTVAFYEGLIRVLDATGRVIPARDFMPVVEDTELGRQLDVIALRMGLTALQRHPALRLSINMSARSIGYKGWSELLQRSLDRNPTLGERLILEITETSAMTLPELVVDLMDEMQPRGVCFALDDFGAGQTAIRYFKDFLFDVIKIDGQFIRGIAQNADNRVLTAALVSIAGHFDMLTIAENVETAQDAAAVAALGVDCMQGYHFGAPTLKPAWLASARRGAVG; translated from the coding sequence GTGACCGCCGCAAAGACACAAGAAGGGACGCTCCCGCCCGCCGATGCCATCAGCCCGCTGGCCCGTGCCGTCAGCGCGCGCGACGCCCGGACCCTCGACATGGTGCGTGACGCGATCGCGCACGGTGAAACCCTGCTGGCCTACCAGCCGGTCGTCTCTGCCCGGTTGCCCGGCACCGTCGCCTTTTACGAGGGGCTGATCCGGGTGCTGGACGCCACGGGGAGGGTGATTCCGGCGCGCGACTTCATGCCGGTGGTCGAGGACACGGAACTCGGGCGGCAGCTCGATGTCATCGCCTTGCGCATGGGGCTGACGGCGTTGCAGCGCCATCCCGCCCTGCGCCTGTCGATCAACATGTCCGCCCGTTCCATCGGCTACAAGGGCTGGTCCGAGCTGCTGCAACGAAGCCTGGACCGGAATCCTACCCTGGGCGAACGCCTGATACTGGAAATCACGGAAACCTCGGCCATGACCCTCCCGGAACTGGTGGTGGACCTGATGGACGAAATGCAACCCCGCGGTGTCTGCTTTGCCCTGGACGACTTCGGCGCCGGCCAGACGGCGATCCGCTACTTCAAGGATTTCCTGTTCGACGTGATCAAGATCGACGGACAGTTCATCCGCGGGATCGCGCAGAACGCCGACAACCGTGTGCTGACGGCCGCGCTCGTCTCCATCGCGGGGCATTTCGACATGCTGACCATCGCCGAGAACGTGGAAACGGCGCAGGATGCCGCCGCGGTCGCCGCCCTTGGCGTGGACTGCATGCAGGGATACCATTTCGGCGCGCCGACGCTGAAGCCCGCATGGCTGGCATCTGCCCGGCGGGGCGCGGTGGGATAG
- a CDS encoding DNA-3-methyladenine glycosylase I, translating to MQRCAWAGTDPEYIAYHDTEWGVPEYDSRALWEKLVLDGFQAGLSWITILRKRDNFRAAFEGFDPHRIAEWGEPEVARLLQDPGIVRHRGKIEAAISNARAWQRIEAREGFADFMWSYVDGFPVQNRFATQADVPPQTPLSIRVSKDLKKAGFKFCGPTIVYAWMEACGLVNDHIVTCHRHAPVASMARPRG from the coding sequence ATGCAGCGTTGCGCATGGGCCGGAACGGATCCGGAGTATATCGCCTACCACGATACCGAATGGGGCGTGCCCGAGTACGACAGCCGCGCCTTGTGGGAAAAACTGGTTCTCGACGGGTTTCAGGCCGGTCTGAGCTGGATCACGATTCTGAGGAAGCGCGACAATTTCCGCGCAGCCTTCGAAGGTTTCGACCCGCATCGTATCGCGGAGTGGGGCGAACCCGAGGTCGCGCGGCTGCTTCAGGATCCGGGGATCGTCCGCCACCGGGGCAAGATCGAGGCGGCCATTTCCAACGCCCGCGCCTGGCAGCGGATCGAGGCGCGCGAGGGGTTCGCGGATTTCATGTGGTCCTACGTGGATGGATTTCCCGTGCAGAACAGGTTCGCGACGCAGGCCGATGTGCCCCCGCAGACTCCGTTGTCGATCCGGGTGTCGAAGGATCTCAAGAAGGCGGGGTTCAAGTTCTGCGGCCCGACGATCGTCTATGCCTGGATGGAGGCCTGCGGGCTGGTGAACGACCATATCGTCACCTGCCACCGCCATGCCCCGGTGGCTAGCATGGCTCGGCCTCGAGGCTGA
- a CDS encoding response regulator, whose amino-acid sequence MQETMANGADRLKRILVLDDEALILMDLEFSLSEAGFTPVTASSAERALAIIDDNPPDAAVLDVNLGRGKTCEPVAARLKDIGVPFLLHTGDLDRRGEMVTRFEVPIVAKPSSPEDIRQAILSLEAEPC is encoded by the coding sequence ATGCAGGAAACGATGGCCAATGGGGCGGATCGCCTCAAACGGATTCTCGTGCTCGATGACGAGGCACTGATCCTGATGGATCTCGAGTTCTCCCTGTCGGAAGCGGGGTTCACGCCGGTCACCGCCAGTTCGGCGGAACGGGCGCTTGCGATCATCGACGACAATCCGCCGGATGCCGCCGTGCTGGACGTCAATCTTGGACGTGGCAAGACCTGCGAGCCGGTCGCGGCGCGGCTCAAGGACATCGGCGTGCCGTTCCTGCTGCATACCGGCGATCTCGACCGGCGGGGCGAAATGGTGACGCGGTTCGAAGTCCCCATCGTGGCCAAGCCGTCCTCGCCGGAGGACATACGGCAGGCGATCCTCAGCCTCGAGGCCGAGCCATGCTAG